In one window of Bradyrhizobium sp. AZCC 1721 DNA:
- the lptE gene encoding LPS assembly lipoprotein LptE: MSLARTRIAVRLIAVAALAALTAGCFQPMYAERTDGKPGLREKLMGVEIPPVDKNNASREARIQVEIRNALAFKLYGNATGMPPTHRLVLRFNTTRSSLILDPATALPSSENYGIDAQYNLIDLATNKSVMTGTTFSRVSYDVPGQLQRFARARAFRDAEDRAANEIAENIQTRLASYFYAGT; encoded by the coding sequence ATGTCGTTGGCTAGGACCCGGATCGCCGTTCGGCTCATCGCCGTCGCCGCTCTGGCGGCGCTCACAGCGGGCTGTTTCCAGCCGATGTATGCCGAACGCACGGACGGCAAGCCCGGCTTGCGCGAAAAGCTGATGGGCGTGGAAATCCCGCCGGTCGACAAGAACAACGCCTCGCGGGAAGCCCGAATTCAGGTCGAGATCCGCAACGCGCTGGCGTTCAAGCTCTACGGCAACGCCACCGGCATGCCGCCGACCCATCGGCTGGTGCTGCGGTTCAACACCACCCGCTCTTCGCTGATTCTCGATCCGGCCACCGCCCTGCCGTCGAGCGAAAACTACGGCATCGACGCGCAATACAATCTCATCGACCTCGCCACCAACAAGTCGGTCATGACGGGCACGACGTTCTCCCGCGTGTCCTATGACGTCCCCGGCCAGTTGCAGCGCTTCGCCCGCGCCCGCGCCTTCCGCGACGCCGAGGACCGCGCCGCCAACGAGATCGCGGAAAACATCCAGACTCGGCTCGCGTCCTACTTCTACGCCGGCACCTGA
- the holA gene encoding DNA polymerase III subunit delta, whose protein sequence is MVALRGKDIDAFLARPDAGRPIILLYGPDAGLVRERADALIASAVDDPNDPFSLVRLDGDELAAEPSRLVDEAMTIPMFGGRRAIRVRAGSRSFASGVDTLADSPIKDCRIVIEAGELRPESPLRKACERAKSAVAIACYPDTERDLARLIEEELRTSNLRIASDARAVLMSLLGGDRQASRNELRKLALYSHGRGEIALDDVMTVVSDASELKLDPIVDGAFAGKPDLVESEFAKAMVAGTYPGVIISAAQRQAAWLHKSALAVADGTPVSTLLEGGYPRLHFSRKGAVEIALRNFSAPRLATIIDQLGTAALDMRKQASLASAIALRTLLSIAANAKRRG, encoded by the coding sequence GTGGTCGCGCTCCGCGGAAAAGACATCGACGCTTTTCTCGCCCGGCCTGATGCCGGCCGCCCTATCATCCTGCTGTACGGTCCTGACGCCGGTCTCGTGCGCGAGCGCGCCGACGCGCTGATTGCATCGGCAGTCGACGATCCCAATGATCCCTTTTCGCTGGTGCGGCTCGACGGCGACGAGCTGGCGGCCGAGCCATCGCGACTGGTCGATGAGGCCATGACGATCCCGATGTTCGGCGGCCGGCGTGCCATTCGTGTGCGCGCCGGCTCCCGCAGTTTTGCCAGCGGCGTCGATACGCTGGCTGATTCGCCGATCAAGGATTGCCGCATCGTGATCGAGGCCGGCGAGTTGCGACCGGAATCGCCGCTGCGCAAGGCCTGCGAGCGCGCCAAGAGCGCAGTCGCCATCGCCTGCTATCCCGACACCGAGCGCGACCTTGCTCGATTGATCGAGGAGGAACTACGGACTTCCAATTTGCGCATCGCCTCCGATGCCCGCGCCGTGCTGATGTCGCTGCTCGGCGGCGACCGCCAGGCCTCGCGCAACGAGCTCCGCAAGCTTGCTCTCTATTCCCACGGCAGGGGCGAGATTGCGCTCGACGACGTCATGACCGTCGTCTCCGATGCGTCCGAGCTAAAGCTCGACCCGATCGTCGATGGCGCGTTCGCCGGCAAACCTGACCTGGTCGAAAGCGAATTCGCCAAGGCGATGGTCGCCGGCACCTATCCCGGCGTCATCATTTCGGCCGCCCAGCGTCAGGCTGCCTGGCTGCACAAATCGGCGCTTGCGGTTGCTGACGGAACGCCCGTCTCCACCTTGCTCGAGGGCGGCTATCCGCGTCTGCACTTCTCGCGAAAGGGCGCCGTCGAAATCGCGCTGCGCAATTTCAGCGCGCCGCGGCTGGCCACCATCATCGATCAGCTCGGAACCGCCGCCCTCGACATGCGCAAGCAGGCTTCGCTCGCGTCAGCCATCGCGCTGCGCACGCTGCTGTCGATTGCGGCGAATGCCAAGCGGCGGGGGTGA